The following coding sequences lie in one Arachis stenosperma cultivar V10309 chromosome 5, arast.V10309.gnm1.PFL2, whole genome shotgun sequence genomic window:
- the LOC130981272 gene encoding protein FAR1-RELATED SEQUENCE 5-like, with amino-acid sequence MQLSDVTEVGSEEKDLGYKFAQLHMAHEFYVAYAKKVGFATKIRTTTCDKITKKTVNQAIHCNRDGFNRFRVKAQTRKTTISAVGCKARIYVKFDKEKKLTMQSKCVIEDNDEAEIRPNKTSLTLANEAGGLSNLGFSKKNLRYYITAKLRTSNVNTDVRKMMNYFMRMKDINPNFFYAVNLDEECKFRSVVWVDTRCRASYKYYGDIVSINNTYSTNWHGLPFVSFVGVNHDGTIPQRIITDQCRSIFRAIRKALHDTRHRWCIWHIMKKLLHKLGGYRRYRELYDDLNDIVWNSRMVESFEDNWFEFIAEYNLHNNTWLSNLYDDRRMWVPIYFKGEFWGCHEEYAKE; translated from the exons ATGCAACTGTCGGATGTTACTGAGGTTGGAAGTGAAGAGAAAGATCTTGGTTACAAG TTTGCACAGTTGCACATGGCTCATGAATTCTATGTTGCCTACGCAAAGAAAGTAGGATTTGCAACTAAGATAAGGACGACAACATGTGACAAGATTACAAAGAAAACCGTTAACCAAGCTATCCACTGTAATCGAGACGGGTTTAACAGGTTTCGTGTCAAAGCACAAACGCGGAAGACTACGATTTCAGCCGTCGGGTGCAAGGCAAGGATATATGTGAAGTTTGATAAGGAGAA GAAGCTGACCATGCAGTCGAAGTGTGTGATCGAGGATAATGATGAGGCTGAGATTCGACCAAACAAGACATCATTAACTTTGGCAAATGAGGCTGGGGGTCTGTCTAACTTAGGATTCTCAAAAAAGAATTTAAGATACTATATTACAGCAAAGCTCCGAACCAGCAACGTGAATACGGATGTTAGGAAAATGATGAACTACTTCATGAGAATGAAGGACATCAATCCGAACTTCTTCTACGCGGTGAATTTGGATGAGGAGTGTAAATTCAGGAGTGTAGTATGGGTGGATACAAGGTGTAGGGCGTCGTACAAATATTACGGAGACATCGTGTCAATTAACAACACGTACAGTACAAACTG GCATGGATTACCGTTTGTGTCGTTTGTTGGTGTCAACCACGATG GAACTATTCCACAGCGGATCATCACCGATCAATGCAGATCCATTTTCCGTGCGATCAGAAAGGCGTTACACGATACACGCCACCGTTGGTGCATCTGGCACATTATGAAGAAGTTACTGCACAAGCTTGGAGGTTATCGCCGGTACAGAGAGTTGTATGATGACCTCAATGacattgtgtggaactctcggATGGTGGAGTCATTTGAGGATAACTGGTTTGAATTTATAGCTGAGTACAACTTACATAACAACACATGGTTGTCAA ACCTCTATGATGACCGACGCATGTGGGTCCCCATATACTTCAAGGGTGAATTTTGGGGCTGCCATGAGGAGTACGCAAAGGAGTGA